In Magnetospirillum sp. XM-1, a single window of DNA contains:
- a CDS encoding Hsp20 family protein, whose translation MSRLSAFNSPLLLGFDHFDRLLDRISKTSPEGYPPYNIEQISENGLRITLAVAGFSWDDLSVALEDNQLVIRGRQADDEGSRIFIHRGIASRQFQRAFLLADGMEVMGASLDNGLLHVDLIRRVPEPKVRTIPIGRAGEAPHTITVSADEASPVSSRARTGHKREV comes from the coding sequence ATGTCCCGTTTGTCCGCGTTCAATTCCCCGCTGCTGCTCGGCTTCGATCATTTCGACCGGCTGCTCGACCGCATCTCCAAAACCTCGCCCGAGGGCTATCCGCCCTACAACATCGAACAGATTTCCGAGAACGGCCTGCGCATCACGCTGGCGGTGGCCGGGTTCTCGTGGGACGACCTGTCCGTGGCGCTCGAGGACAATCAGCTGGTCATCCGCGGGCGTCAGGCCGATGACGAGGGCAGCCGCATCTTCATCCATCGCGGCATCGCGTCGCGCCAGTTCCAGCGCGCCTTCCTGCTGGCCGACGGCATGGAAGTCATGGGCGCGTCCTTGGACAACGGCCTGCTGCACGTCGACCTGATCCGCCGGGTGCCCGAGCCCAAGGTCCGCACCATTCCCATCGGACGGGCGGGCGAGGCGCCCCACACCATCACCGTTTCCGCCGACGAAGCCTCGCCGGTGTCATCCCGGGCCAGAACCGGCCATAAGAGGGAGGTCTGA
- a CDS encoding DUF1150 family protein has product MKTTDNRNSIMGHHLMSATDFLNWGMPAVAYFKHEDNGGQGGWSIHAADGTVIGAAPSRDTAFAAIVQHEMEPMSVH; this is encoded by the coding sequence ATGAAGACCACGGATAACAGAAACTCCATCATGGGCCATCACCTGATGAGCGCCACCGATTTCCTCAACTGGGGCATGCCAGCCGTCGCCTATTTCAAGCACGAGGACAATGGCGGGCAGGGCGGCTGGTCCATTCATGCCGCCGACGGCACGGTGATCGGCGCGGCGCCGTCGCGCGACACCGCCTTCGCCGCCATCGTCCAGCACGAGATGGAGCCCATGAGCGTGCATTAG
- the ptsN gene encoding PTS IIA-like nitrogen regulatory protein PtsN has translation MEITDLISPAAVIPNLRATSKKQALQDLAKKAAEITGLHERAIFDVLLERERLGTTGVGNGIAIPHGKLPAMERLYGVFARLEKPIAFESIDEQPVDLIFLLLAPESAGADHLKALARVSRLLRDKGVCEKLRGTDNADALYALLTESPASRAA, from the coding sequence ATGGAAATCACCGATCTGATCAGCCCGGCCGCCGTCATTCCGAATCTGCGCGCGACGTCCAAGAAGCAGGCGCTGCAGGACCTGGCCAAGAAGGCTGCCGAGATTACCGGCCTGCACGAGCGGGCCATCTTCGACGTGCTGCTGGAGCGCGAGCGTCTGGGGACCACCGGCGTCGGCAACGGCATCGCCATCCCCCACGGCAAGCTGCCGGCCATGGAGCGCCTGTACGGCGTCTTCGCGCGGCTGGAAAAGCCCATCGCCTTCGAGTCCATCGACGAACAGCCGGTGGACCTGATCTTCCTGCTGCTGGCCCCCGAATCCGCCGGCGCCGACCACCTGAAGGCCCTGGCCCGGGTATCGCGCCTGCTGCGCGACAAGGGCGTGTGCGAGAAGCTGCGCGGCACCGACAACGCCGACGCCCTCTACGCCCTGCTGACCGAAAGCCCGGCCAGCCGGGCGGCGTGA
- the rpoN gene encoding RNA polymerase factor sigma-54 encodes MAIGPRLDIRQTQSLVMTPQLQQAIKLLQLSNFELAAFIDQELERNPLLEREEGERGLEPAEPKADAADLPVLDSAPAEPPLLDGMTAGSAEDGMDVDYDNTFNNDSASDAVQDESLGQWGNVNGGGGGFDDGESSLEQMTAGEISLRDHLAAQVSMDIPVPADRLIALHLIEMLDEAGYLIGDLDELAEKLGCSRQHVEVVLKRVQGFDPVGVFARSLKECLGLQLAEKNRLDPAMQALLDNLELLARRDLPGLMRVCGVDAEDLAEMISEIKALDPKPALAFDHVVAQPVTPDVLMRRTQDGAWVVELNSDTLPRVLVNTRYYSKIAGAAKSKDDKTYISERFQSANWLVKSLHQRATTILKVATEIVRQQDAFFRLGVQHLRPLVLRDIATAISMHESTVSRVTSNKYIATPRGIYELKYFFTQAISSADGGDAHSAEAVRHRIKALIDAEGKSVLSDDSIVDALKAEGIDIARRTVAKYREAMNIGSSVQRRREKSLGM; translated from the coding sequence ATGGCCATCGGTCCCAGGCTTGATATCCGCCAGACCCAGTCTCTGGTGATGACGCCGCAATTGCAGCAGGCGATCAAGCTGCTGCAATTGTCCAATTTCGAGCTGGCCGCCTTCATCGATCAGGAACTGGAGCGCAACCCGCTTCTGGAGCGGGAAGAAGGCGAGCGGGGACTCGAGCCCGCCGAGCCCAAGGCCGACGCCGCCGACCTGCCCGTCCTCGATTCCGCCCCCGCCGAACCCCCGTTGCTGGACGGCATGACCGCCGGCTCGGCCGAGGACGGCATGGACGTGGACTACGACAACACCTTCAACAACGACAGCGCGTCCGACGCCGTCCAGGACGAATCGCTCGGCCAGTGGGGCAACGTCAACGGCGGCGGCGGCGGCTTCGACGACGGCGAATCCAGCCTGGAACAGATGACGGCCGGCGAGATCAGCTTACGCGACCATCTGGCCGCCCAGGTCAGCATGGACATTCCCGTCCCCGCCGACCGCCTGATCGCGCTGCATCTCATCGAGATGCTGGACGAGGCGGGCTACCTGATCGGCGACCTGGACGAACTGGCGGAAAAGCTGGGCTGTTCGCGCCAGCATGTGGAAGTGGTGCTGAAACGCGTCCAGGGCTTCGATCCCGTCGGCGTCTTCGCCCGCTCCCTCAAGGAATGCCTGGGTCTGCAGCTGGCTGAGAAGAACCGCCTGGACCCCGCCATGCAGGCGCTGCTGGACAATCTGGAGCTGCTGGCCCGGCGCGACCTGCCCGGCCTGATGCGGGTCTGCGGCGTCGACGCCGAGGACCTGGCCGAGATGATCTCCGAGATCAAGGCGCTGGACCCCAAGCCGGCGCTGGCCTTCGACCACGTGGTGGCCCAGCCGGTCACCCCCGACGTGCTGATGCGCCGCACCCAGGACGGCGCCTGGGTGGTGGAGCTGAATTCCGACACCCTGCCCCGCGTGCTGGTCAACACCCGCTACTATTCCAAGATCGCCGGCGCGGCCAAGAGCAAGGACGACAAGACCTACATCTCCGAGCGCTTCCAGTCGGCCAACTGGCTGGTGAAGTCGCTGCACCAGCGCGCCACCACCATCCTCAAGGTGGCCACCGAGATCGTCCGCCAGCAGGACGCCTTCTTCCGCTTAGGGGTCCAGCACCTGCGGCCCTTGGTGCTGCGCGACATCGCGACCGCCATCTCCATGCACGAAAGCACGGTCAGCCGCGTCACCTCGAACAAGTACATCGCCACGCCCAGGGGCATCTACGAGCTGAAGTACTTCTTCACCCAGGCCATCAGCTCGGCCGACGGCGGCGACGCCCATTCGGCCGAGGCGGTGCGCCACCGCATCAAGGCGCTGATCGATGCCGAGGGCAAGAGCGTGCTGTCCGACGATTCCATCGTCGACGCGCTCAAGGCCGAAGGCATCGACATCGCCCGCCGGACGGTGGCAAAATACAGGGAAGCCATGAACATCGGCTCGTCGGTCCAGCGCCGGCGCGAGAAGTCGCTGGGCATGTGA
- the lptB gene encoding LPS export ABC transporter ATP-binding protein: MKSTKPASPFTAGGATVSGPRLVADNPGLVARNLGKSFKGRPVLRDVSISVQRGEAVGLLGPNGAGKTTCFYCITGLINPDVGAILLDGTEITDLPMYRRARLGIGYLPQEASIFRGLSVEGNIMAVLEVVEADSERRQHDLESLLAEFSISHLRRAPAMALSGGERRRVEIARALACRPHFILLDEPLAGIDPIAVSDIRDLVAHLKHRGIGVLITDHNVRETLDLIDRAYILHDGAVLMEGRPAEIVAHEGVRRVYLGERFSM, encoded by the coding sequence ATGAAAAGCACCAAGCCAGCCTCGCCTTTTACCGCCGGCGGCGCCACCGTCTCCGGACCGCGTCTGGTGGCCGACAATCCCGGCTTGGTGGCCCGCAACCTGGGCAAGAGCTTCAAGGGCCGCCCGGTGCTGCGCGACGTCTCCATCTCGGTGCAGCGGGGCGAGGCGGTGGGCCTGCTGGGTCCCAACGGCGCCGGCAAGACCACCTGCTTTTACTGCATCACCGGCCTGATCAATCCCGATGTCGGCGCGATCCTGCTGGACGGCACCGAGATCACCGACCTGCCCATGTACCGCCGCGCCCGGCTCGGCATCGGCTATCTGCCGCAGGAGGCCTCGATCTTCAGAGGGCTTTCGGTGGAAGGCAACATCATGGCGGTGCTGGAAGTGGTCGAGGCCGATTCCGAGCGCCGCCAGCACGACCTGGAAAGCCTGCTGGCCGAGTTCTCCATCAGCCATCTGCGCCGGGCGCCCGCCATGGCGCTGTCGGGCGGCGAGCGCCGCCGCGTCGAGATCGCCCGCGCCCTGGCGTGTCGTCCCCACTTCATCCTGCTGGACGAACCGCTGGCCGGCATCGACCCCATCGCCGTGTCGGACATCCGCGATCTGGTGGCCCACCTCAAGCACCGCGGCATCGGGGTGCTGATCACCGATCACAATGTGCGCGAGACCCTGGACCTCATCGACCGCGCCTACATCCTGCACGACGGCGCGGTGCTGATGGAGGGCCGCCCCGCCGAGATCGTCGCCCACGAAGGAGTGCGGCGCGTCTATCTCGGCGAGCGGTTCAGCATGTAA
- a CDS encoding LptA/OstA family protein — translation MKPPALIPLVTLALGAALMAALPGSAMAQGFEMSKSGDQQIQVYADNGIEWHSEELRVIARGNAHAIRGNMTVDADVLTAHYRKGAKGDEIWRLDADGNVVIRSPNDTATGHKAIYDLDKSIFVLKGAPAKLVTPTDTFTATESLEYWELKKMAVLRGDAVATQPGEKTLKGDVLTAHFKDKSATPSKPGAKPAQAGTAKPGQAGQQSGGDGNGLELQRADAYGHVVILSKSETVTGERGDYDAETGIATVTGSVKISREGGNQLEGGWAHVNLNTGVSKLFPTAAGAAESGQRVQGLFIPQKKGDKGDKSEPPGKAGFVGNVPASGSGGR, via the coding sequence ATGAAGCCGCCCGCTCTGATACCGCTGGTCACCCTTGCCCTGGGGGCCGCCCTGATGGCGGCCCTGCCCGGCTCCGCCATGGCCCAGGGCTTCGAGATGAGCAAGTCCGGCGACCAGCAGATCCAGGTCTACGCCGACAACGGCATCGAATGGCATTCCGAGGAGCTCCGCGTCATCGCGCGGGGCAACGCGCATGCCATCCGCGGCAACATGACGGTGGACGCCGACGTGCTCACCGCCCATTACCGCAAGGGAGCCAAGGGCGACGAGATCTGGCGTCTGGACGCCGACGGCAACGTGGTGATCCGCTCGCCCAACGACACCGCCACCGGCCACAAGGCCATCTACGACCTGGACAAGTCCATCTTCGTGCTGAAGGGCGCCCCGGCCAAGCTGGTCACCCCCACCGACACCTTCACCGCCACCGAAAGCCTGGAATACTGGGAACTGAAGAAGATGGCGGTCCTGCGCGGCGACGCCGTCGCCACCCAGCCGGGCGAGAAGACGCTGAAGGGCGACGTGCTGACCGCCCACTTCAAGGACAAGTCCGCCACGCCGTCCAAGCCGGGCGCCAAGCCGGCCCAGGCCGGCACCGCCAAGCCGGGACAGGCCGGCCAGCAATCGGGCGGCGACGGCAACGGCCTGGAACTGCAGCGCGCCGACGCCTACGGCCACGTGGTGATCCTGTCCAAGAGCGAGACGGTGACCGGCGAGAGGGGCGACTACGACGCCGAAACCGGTATCGCCACCGTCACAGGTTCGGTTAAGATCAGCCGCGAAGGCGGCAACCAGCTGGAAGGGGGATGGGCGCACGTGAACCTCAACACCGGGGTCAGCAAGCTGTTCCCCACCGCCGCCGGCGCCGCCGAAAGCGGGCAGAGGGTTCAGGGCCTGTTCATTCCGCAGAAAAAGGGCGATAAGGGCGATAAGAGCGAGCCGCCGGGCAAGGCGGGCTTCGTCGGCAATGTGCCGGCGTCCGGATCGGGGGGACGATGA
- the lptC gene encoding LPS export ABC transporter periplasmic protein LptC, producing MSLHADSSSAPPQERHPNGRHLRGPRRGPFADHTHFVSVMKIALPALAALLLGLVVVWPKLSRMDSGFKLGFASLSPKSVDTLVMKNARYFGVDESNRPFAVTADTATQVPGNQDLIQLVNPKADFTSSSGANIVVDAVAGIYHQSSKVLDLSGGVNLYHDTGYEIHTPTATVELNNNAARGFEPVEGHGPQGEIRSAGFEITGKRHDITFTGKSQLNLRAVSHKAQGKGQGKGAKTR from the coding sequence ATGAGCCTGCACGCCGACAGCAGTTCAGCGCCGCCCCAGGAGCGGCATCCGAACGGGCGGCACCTGCGGGGGCCGCGCCGCGGTCCCTTCGCCGACCACACCCATTTCGTCTCGGTGATGAAGATCGCCCTGCCCGCCCTGGCCGCCCTGCTGCTGGGCCTGGTGGTGGTGTGGCCCAAGCTGTCGCGCATGGACAGCGGCTTCAAGCTGGGCTTCGCCAGCCTGTCGCCCAAGTCGGTCGATACCCTGGTGATGAAGAACGCCCGCTATTTCGGCGTCGACGAAAGCAACCGCCCCTTCGCGGTGACCGCCGACACCGCCACCCAGGTGCCGGGCAACCAGGACCTGATCCAGCTGGTCAACCCCAAGGCCGACTTCACCTCGTCCTCGGGAGCCAATATCGTGGTTGACGCCGTGGCCGGCATCTACCACCAATCCTCCAAGGTGCTGGACCTGTCGGGGGGCGTGAACCTCTACCACGACACCGGCTACGAGATTCACACCCCCACCGCCACGGTGGAACTGAACAACAACGCGGCGCGGGGCTTCGAGCCGGTGGAAGGCCACGGCCCGCAAGGCGAAATCCGCTCGGCCGGATTCGAGATCACCGGCAAGCGCCACGACATCACCTTCACCGGCAAGTCGCAGCTGAACCTGCGCGCCGTCAGCCACAAGGCCCAGGGAAAGGGCCAGGGCAAGGGAGCCAAGACCCGATGA
- a CDS encoding SIS domain-containing protein — protein sequence MTADSDALATARRVLDTEARALDSLAAALDGPFLKAVTLIEGAPGRVIVTGMGKSGHVGRKIAATLASTGCPAFYVHPAEASHGDLGMVTGDDSVLALSNSGETPELGDIIAYTRRFGIGLIGITSRDGSTLATAADVALVLPANPEACPMGLAPTTSTTMMLALGDALAVTLLERKGFTAADFKVFHPGGQLGQRLLKVSDLMHGGDGLPLVGADTAMADVLLVMTAKSLGVAGVTDADGKLAGILTDGDLRRHMSPGLLTAKAAEVMTASPRTVPPNLLAAEALRQMNARSITSLFVVESDGRPVGVLHVHDCLRAGLA from the coding sequence ATGACCGCCGATTCCGATGCCCTCGCCACCGCCCGCCGGGTTCTCGACACCGAGGCCCGCGCGCTGGACTCCCTGGCGGCGGCGCTCGACGGGCCCTTCCTCAAGGCCGTCACCCTGATCGAGGGCGCGCCGGGACGGGTCATCGTCACCGGCATGGGCAAGAGCGGTCACGTGGGGCGCAAGATCGCCGCCACCCTGGCGTCCACCGGCTGTCCCGCCTTCTACGTCCACCCGGCCGAGGCCAGCCACGGCGACCTCGGCATGGTGACCGGCGACGATTCCGTGCTGGCGCTGTCCAATTCGGGCGAAACGCCGGAGCTGGGCGACATCATCGCCTACACAAGGCGCTTCGGCATCGGCCTGATCGGCATCACGTCCAGGGACGGCTCGACGCTGGCCACCGCCGCCGACGTCGCCCTGGTGCTGCCGGCCAATCCCGAAGCCTGCCCCATGGGCCTGGCGCCCACCACCTCGACCACCATGATGCTGGCGCTCGGCGACGCCCTGGCGGTCACGCTGCTGGAGCGCAAGGGCTTCACCGCCGCCGACTTCAAGGTCTTCCACCCCGGCGGCCAGCTGGGCCAGCGCCTGCTCAAGGTCTCGGACCTGATGCATGGCGGCGACGGCCTGCCCCTGGTGGGCGCCGACACCGCCATGGCCGACGTACTGCTGGTGATGACCGCCAAAAGCTTGGGGGTCGCCGGCGTGACCGACGCCGACGGCAAGCTGGCGGGCATTCTCACCGACGGCGACTTGCGCCGCCACATGAGCCCCGGTCTGCTGACCGCCAAGGCCGCCGAGGTGATGACCGCCTCGCCGCGCACCGTGCCGCCCAACCTGCTGGCCGCCGAGGCGCTGCGCCAGATGAACGCGCGCTCCATCACCAGCCTGTTCGTGGTGGAAAGCGACGGCCGCCCGGTGGGCGTGCTGCACGTCCATGACTGCCTGAGGGCCGGCCTGGCATGA
- a CDS encoding ribonuclease D, giving the protein MTVFYHKNDLPDGLDLGKLVAIDSETMGLNLQRDRLCVVQLSAGDGDAHVVHYPKPEWNSPNLVRMLSDQSVTKLFHFARFDVAMLRRYLGVRCNPVFCTKIASKLTRTNTESHSLKTLCKEFLGIDLSKLQQSSDWGAPELNADQLAYAASDVLYLHQLKARCEILLDREGRRALAEACFAFLPDRADLDLAGWDAEDIFSH; this is encoded by the coding sequence GTGACCGTTTTCTACCACAAGAACGACCTCCCCGACGGCCTCGATCTCGGCAAGCTGGTCGCCATCGATTCCGAGACCATGGGCCTCAACCTGCAGCGCGACCGCCTGTGCGTGGTGCAGCTGTCGGCCGGCGACGGCGACGCCCATGTGGTCCACTATCCCAAGCCCGAGTGGAACTCGCCCAATTTGGTCCGCATGCTGTCGGACCAATCGGTGACCAAGCTGTTCCACTTCGCCCGCTTCGACGTGGCCATGCTGCGGCGTTACCTGGGGGTGCGCTGCAATCCGGTGTTCTGCACCAAGATCGCGTCCAAGCTGACCCGGACCAACACCGAGAGCCACAGCCTCAAGACGCTGTGCAAGGAATTCCTGGGCATCGACCTGTCCAAGCTGCAGCAGAGCTCGGATTGGGGCGCGCCCGAGCTGAATGCCGACCAGCTGGCCTATGCCGCGTCGGACGTGCTCTACCTGCACCAGCTGAAGGCGCGCTGCGAAATCCTGCTGGACCGCGAAGGCCGCCGCGCCCTGGCCGAAGCCTGCTTCGCCTTCCTGCCCGACCGCGCCGACCTGGACCTGGCCGGCTGGGACGCGGAAGACATCTTCTCGCATTGA
- a CDS encoding complex I NDUFA9 subunit family protein → MARRVVTVFGGSGFIGRNVVKRLAAQGWVVRAAVRDPIAAEFLKPMGDVGQVTPLRADITDPKSVAMAVAGVDAVVNLVGILYESGRATFDAIHVKGAANVAQAAKAAGVTRLVHMSALGADKNSEAAYARSKALGEEAVAAAFPGASIVRPSVVFGPDDGFFNRFGKLAMVSPVLPVFTSDGFKPVCSEAGCSIDLFGSGGPIFQPVSVSDVAQAIVSMLDDSRHAGKTFELGGPRRYSMKEVMELVNASTGRDRLLVPLPFGLGMLQATFLQMLPSPMLTKDQVRMMKVDNVVRGGKPGLTELGITPTSAEAILPLYMKRYGKQLPPGRDQAA, encoded by the coding sequence ATGGCTCGGCGCGTTGTCACGGTATTCGGCGGTTCGGGTTTCATCGGCAGGAACGTGGTCAAGCGTCTCGCCGCCCAGGGCTGGGTGGTGCGCGCCGCCGTGCGCGATCCCATCGCCGCCGAGTTCCTGAAGCCCATGGGCGACGTGGGGCAGGTGACGCCGCTGCGCGCCGACATCACCGATCCCAAGTCGGTGGCCATGGCGGTGGCCGGCGTGGACGCGGTGGTCAACCTGGTGGGCATTCTCTATGAAAGCGGCCGGGCCACCTTCGACGCCATCCATGTGAAGGGCGCCGCCAATGTGGCCCAGGCGGCCAAGGCGGCCGGCGTCACCCGGCTGGTCCACATGTCGGCGCTGGGCGCCGACAAGAATTCCGAGGCCGCCTACGCCCGCTCCAAGGCTTTGGGCGAGGAGGCGGTCGCCGCCGCCTTCCCCGGCGCCTCGATCGTGCGTCCCTCGGTGGTGTTCGGCCCCGATGACGGCTTCTTCAACCGCTTCGGCAAGCTCGCCATGGTGTCGCCGGTGCTGCCGGTCTTCACCAGCGACGGCTTCAAGCCGGTGTGCAGCGAAGCGGGCTGCTCCATCGACCTGTTCGGTTCGGGCGGCCCCATCTTCCAGCCGGTCAGCGTGTCCGACGTGGCCCAGGCCATCGTCTCGATGCTCGACGATTCCCGCCATGCCGGCAAGACCTTCGAGCTGGGCGGGCCGCGCCGCTATTCCATGAAGGAAGTGATGGAGCTGGTGAACGCCTCCACCGGCCGCGACCGCCTGCTGGTGCCGCTGCCCTTCGGCCTGGGCATGCTGCAGGCCACCTTCCTGCAGATGCTGCCCAGCCCGATGCTGACCAAGGATCAGGTGCGGATGATGAAGGTGGACAACGTGGTCCGGGGCGGCAAGCCGGGCCTGACCGAGCTGGGCATCACGCCGACCTCGGCCGAGGCGATCCTGCCGCTCTACATGAAGCGCTACGGCAAGCAGCTGCCGCCGGGCCGCGATCAGGCGGCGTAA
- a CDS encoding site-specific tyrosine recombinase XerD gives MSEAFDRHVEAFLEMMQVERGASPNTLDAYGRDLADFAEFLAGRGLKPLGADHRAVAAYIARQADIGMAARTQARRLSCLKQFYGFAFAERLRPDDPTANIDAPRLGRPLPKYLRKEEVVALLDSARALEGRDGVLMTALLETLYAAGLRVSELVSLPLAAVARDPAVLVVRGKGSKERMVPLSDPARAALMAWKAEREAMLPKSKPSRWLFPSSGVTGHLTRDGFAKMLARVAVQAGLDPTRVSPHVLRHSFASHLLAGGADLRSVQEMLGHADIATTEIYTHLIDDEASRLVRAHHPLAGKTPPKA, from the coding sequence ATGAGCGAAGCCTTCGACCGACACGTCGAGGCTTTCCTCGAGATGATGCAGGTCGAACGGGGCGCCAGTCCCAACACGCTGGACGCCTATGGCCGCGATCTGGCCGATTTCGCCGAGTTCCTGGCCGGGCGGGGGCTTAAGCCCCTGGGCGCCGACCATCGCGCCGTCGCCGCCTATATCGCCCGTCAGGCCGATATAGGCATGGCGGCCCGCACCCAGGCCCGGCGGCTGTCCTGCCTGAAGCAGTTCTACGGCTTCGCCTTCGCCGAGCGCCTGCGCCCCGACGACCCCACCGCCAATATCGACGCGCCACGCCTGGGCCGCCCCTTGCCCAAATACCTGCGCAAGGAGGAGGTGGTCGCCCTGCTGGATTCCGCCCGCGCCCTGGAGGGCAGGGACGGCGTCCTGATGACCGCCCTGCTGGAAACCCTTTACGCCGCCGGGCTGCGCGTCTCGGAACTGGTGTCGCTGCCGCTGGCCGCCGTGGCCCGCGACCCTGCCGTCCTGGTGGTGCGCGGCAAGGGGTCGAAGGAACGCATGGTGCCGCTGTCCGATCCGGCCCGCGCCGCCCTGATGGCCTGGAAGGCCGAGCGCGAGGCCATGCTTCCCAAATCCAAGCCGTCGCGCTGGCTGTTCCCGTCCAGCGGCGTCACCGGTCACCTCACCCGCGACGGCTTCGCCAAGATGCTGGCCCGGGTGGCGGTCCAGGCGGGTCTCGATCCCACCAGGGTCTCGCCCCACGTGCTGCGCCACTCCTTCGCCAGCCACCTGCTGGCCGGCGGGGCCGACCTCAGAAGCGTCCAGGAGATGCTGGGCCACGCCGACATCGCCACCACCGAGATCTATACCCACCTGATCGACGACGAGGCCTCGCGCCTGGTCCGTGCCCACCATCCCCTGGCCGGCAAGACACCCCCAAAGGCGTAG
- a CDS encoding antifreeze protein has product MPASRAKALALAFGAVLLAPAALAQQPGKPLILTSPNLEAPSQATTPQAESPAAPRPTTATEFPGGPAKPGPRFEVEELKAPDPDAVGALDEAQGGLGMGMWHGTSATLVRKILPALPAAPGSRAAHSLSRRLLLSAAAAPDGNRGQTPSLLELRAERLFAMGEIDGLAALLKAAPASLASPGLSRLKVDTFLLSGDSKAACAEAAILAQGAPLDPRLAVFCQMTAGKTLEAGMALDLMRERKDADHAFIAAAEVMGGTPPAKVDKLPNPTPLHLAAFKAAKLPLPADTVANAPPSMLRAIADNPGMAADHRITAAERAEALGILDTESLRKLMAEVSLTPAEQQAAATQGDKSPRGRVLWLRAVGAEQAAPARAELITRVLLAAAERHAFAATARLYAPLIAELKPAPDLAGAAPMLARALYAVGRPEAAGNWLTLAKTDPAAAKLAAGLWPLARIARVGLDPSPADSFAAWLEGSQLNERRTVVTLAMLQAVGEPIPASAWAPHAVGTITGPTPKPALKALLRAAAEGARRGETVLLSVAALGEGGLENADPDLIGRVVVFLRQAGFEREARELALEAVLANGG; this is encoded by the coding sequence ATGCCCGCTTCCCGCGCTAAAGCCCTGGCCCTGGCGTTCGGCGCCGTCCTTCTGGCGCCCGCCGCCCTGGCCCAGCAGCCGGGCAAGCCGCTGATCCTGACCTCGCCCAATCTGGAAGCCCCATCCCAGGCGACGACGCCCCAGGCCGAGTCCCCCGCCGCGCCGCGCCCCACCACCGCCACCGAGTTCCCCGGCGGCCCGGCCAAGCCCGGCCCCCGCTTCGAGGTGGAGGAGCTGAAGGCCCCCGACCCCGACGCAGTCGGCGCCCTCGACGAGGCGCAGGGCGGTTTGGGCATGGGCATGTGGCACGGCACCTCCGCCACCCTGGTGCGCAAGATCCTGCCGGCCCTGCCCGCCGCGCCCGGCTCGCGCGCCGCCCATTCCCTGTCGCGCCGCTTGCTGCTGTCTGCGGCGGCCGCGCCCGACGGCAATCGCGGCCAGACGCCGTCGCTCCTGGAGCTGCGCGCCGAGCGACTGTTCGCCATGGGCGAGATCGACGGACTGGCCGCCCTGCTGAAGGCCGCCCCCGCCTCGCTGGCCTCGCCCGGCCTGTCGCGCCTCAAGGTGGACACCTTCCTGCTGTCCGGCGATTCCAAGGCCGCCTGCGCCGAGGCCGCCATCCTGGCCCAGGGCGCGCCCCTCGACCCGCGCCTGGCGGTGTTCTGCCAGATGACCGCCGGCAAGACGCTGGAAGCCGGCATGGCGCTGGACCTGATGCGCGAGCGCAAGGACGCCGACCACGCCTTCATCGCCGCCGCCGAGGTCATGGGCGGCACGCCGCCGGCCAAGGTGGACAAGCTGCCCAATCCCACCCCGCTGCATCTGGCCGCCTTCAAGGCGGCCAAGCTGCCGCTGCCCGCCGACACCGTCGCCAACGCGCCGCCCTCCATGCTGCGCGCCATCGCCGACAATCCCGGCATGGCCGCCGACCACCGGATCACCGCCGCCGAGCGGGCCGAGGCGCTGGGCATCCTCGACACCGAATCCCTGCGCAAGCTGATGGCCGAGGTCAGCCTGACCCCCGCCGAGCAGCAGGCCGCCGCCACCCAGGGCGACAAGAGCCCCCGGGGCCGCGTGCTGTGGCTGCGCGCCGTCGGCGCCGAGCAGGCCGCCCCCGCCCGGGCCGAGCTGATCACCCGCGTCCTGCTGGCAGCGGCCGAGCGCCACGCCTTCGCCGCCACCGCCCGGCTCTACGCCCCGCTGATCGCCGAACTGAAGCCGGCCCCCGATCTGGCCGGAGCCGCCCCCATGCTGGCCCGCGCCCTTTACGCGGTGGGACGGCCCGAGGCGGCGGGCAACTGGCTGACGCTGGCCAAGACCGACCCGGCCGCCGCCAAGCTGGCCGCCGGATTGTGGCCCCTGGCCCGCATCGCCCGCGTCGGCCTCGATCCCAGCCCCGCCGATTCCTTCGCCGCATGGCTGGAAGGCTCGCAACTGAACGAACGCCGCACCGTGGTCACCCTGGCCATGCTGCAGGCGGTGGGGGAACCCATTCCCGCCTCGGCCTGGGCGCCCCATGCCGTCGGCACCATCACCGGCCCGACGCCGAAGCCGGCGCTGAAGGCGCTGCTGCGCGCCGCCGCCGAGGGGGCGCGCCGGGGGGAAACCGTGCTGCTGTCGGTCGCCGCCCTGGGCGAGGGGGGACTGGAAAACGCCGATCCCGACCTGATCGGCCGGGTGGTGGTGTTCCTGCGCCAGGCCGGATTCGAGCGCGAAGCCCGCGAACTGGCCCTGGAAGCGGTGCTGGCCAACGGCGGATGA